A genome region from Gouania willdenowi chromosome 9, fGouWil2.1, whole genome shotgun sequence includes the following:
- the smim15 gene encoding small integral membrane protein 15, producing the protein MIDFRAWAEYVVEWAAKDPYGFLTTVILALTPLFIASALLSWKLAKMIEARDREQKKKQKRQENIAKAKRAKKD; encoded by the coding sequence ATGATTGACTTCAGAGCGTGGGCAGAGTACGTGGTGGAGTGGGCGGCCAAAGACCCTTATGGGTTCCTGACCACGGTGATCCTGGCTCTCACCCCTCTGTTCATCGCCAGCGCTCTGCTCTCCTGGAAACTGGCCAAGATGATCGAAGCACGCGACCGtgagcagaagaagaagcagaaacgTCAGGAGAACATCGCCAAGGCCAAGAGGGCCAAGAAGGACTAG